The following is a genomic window from Rutidosis leptorrhynchoides isolate AG116_Rl617_1_P2 chromosome 8, CSIRO_AGI_Rlap_v1, whole genome shotgun sequence.
tcttgtggttcaatacaatatacttactaaacctatgatttcaccaacgttttcgttgacagattttctatgtttttctcaggtccttgaatgctaagtgatacatgcttctgcacactatttttgatacttgcttggatgtcgagtatacatgcatacatggagcgtcttttggcgttactttaaattgtgtcgcataggtttcatttgtactttaaaacgttgtaatgtaacttgttgtcgaactacttttgtaaactttgaaacatctttaaatttgaaatgaatgcgacatattttgggtcaaacttggttttaaagacttatgaccacgttacatgacctaagttgacggctccgtcaatgacgattttgtcgggtcatcacatgtggtatcagagcgttggttgtagggatttagagttcattggtgtcaaccccgagtcatagggtgcattagtgagtctagactacaaccggcatatagacttgaagtaggacttgcttgactacttgtacatttatacttgaactcttctattcgtatcaaactcctatttcatcttaatctcacgttgattaatttaattgacacgccatcttgaccttatgaggtgatgttgaatgcacatatgaattagggtaatataatttccgggattatattacggtgactcatgtggacattccgacattataacataaagaatttagggcgggtTAAGAAAAATTTTCTttctatctttatttcatatcacgattagtattcttgagaatactaatcaatgatattcttgtgtcttgaaggaacagtgtgtaatgacccggaaatttctgactaaatttaaacttaatctttgtatgattaacattttcgacacgataaacaaagtctgtaaaactgaatctcaaaatttttgaactattttcatatattcaaatacctttcggttgttctcggcgattcgcgaacaattatatgtatatagatacatatatatatactataacttgaaaacgtaacaatgtattaatttttttgataccgtacattaaacttattggtttaaatatttatttgaatatatatgagagttggaatattaattgtatgaataacttacgacgtatatttaaaacgtgtttatgaatgttgaaaatatatattaacttggtcataaaacgatttgttattatatatatatcaacaaatagcgagacaatgatttatagaagtaaatgaccaaaacactcgaaagtttaagatatactttgagtggtatagtttaggttcATAAATGCTTTTAAATAACTGTTACAGCTCAaatttttttctattttatttaaATTGATTTAATCCAGTTTGAGAGTCGGTTCTGTATAAATTTTTGGTCTTAAAACTAATTAAGAAACTCGTTGATTAACATGGTTTGATCTTTGGTCGATTTTCAAATTGGAGAGGATAATGGAAACTGGGAACTTACGGGTTAAATATTTATGGAAATGGGTATTCTTACAGAAAATGGGCAATAGCCCAGCTGGTTTAACATGTTATCgggaagcgagaggtctcgggttcgacccTTGGCAGGGTCACTAATTTTTTTTGGGCCGATTTTATAAGGTAGTtttctttaatatttattattattattattattattattattattattattattattattattattattattattattattattattattatggttattgttattattaagtattagaattattatggttaattttttttttccggcaaaagagataataacattaataaaatcagagtCAATACAACAAGGCCCAAGATCAAACCTGGCCAAAACACAAAACACCAATACAAACACACCAAAACAAACACTCAAAAGAGCCTATGCAACACTCTAACAATTAGAGCAAACTCTGCCCATTACTAACTTGAAACTTCAAATTCACCCAGCTCAGCTCCCACATTTTTGCAGCTTTTTCAACAGCTTGACTTCCTTTAACTTTTAAAGTCAACAACTTGAATCTAACAAATTGCTCAATAATCCCCTTTAATTCAAGCTCAGATCTTTTCCTACCCTTGAAAATTCTATAATTCCTTTCTTGCCACACATAATACACCATTGCAGCAATAACGATTCTATTAATCACATTCCAAATATTTTTAGAATAAGGGTAACCAGAGAGCATGACCATAATTCGTTGCAGATCATTAGGTAACCCCTTGAATAACAATTTTCTATTTACCATACCCCATATGGCTGAAGAATATGCACAACTATAAAACAAATGCTTATGAGAATCAACTTCAAGATCACAAAGCACACATTTAAGCTGAAGATTAGGATACCATTTCTGCAACTTATCTTGAGTCACCAGCCTATTTTGAATTACCAACCAGAGTACAAAAGCATGTTTAGGGGTAGCCTGTTTGAACCAAATAACATGATACCAACTCACTTTAGGTTTATTTTCTCTCAGATTAACCCAAGCTTTACTAGTTT
Proteins encoded in this region:
- the LOC139864065 gene encoding uncharacterized protein → MILKKCLKGSCGAKVYVKKAKLKLHGTQEDSLWAKWVNVVKLKGKSIWQVQMENSDTWFDKWSSIGSLDRVVNRRDKYQARLSDDLKVAQIIQNNSWIWHDEWKIKYPSLFSINVHVLQDNEDDVCWLSNDGSISRYQTSKAWVNLRENKPKVSWYHVIWFKQATPKHAFVLWLVIQNRLVTQDKLQKWYPNLQLKCVLCDLEVDSHKHLFYSCAYSSAIWGMVNRKLLFKGLPNDLQRIMVMLSGYPYSKNIWNVINRIVIAAMVYYVWQERNYRIFKGRKRSELELKGIIEQFVRFKLLTLKVKGSQAVEKAAKMWELSWVNLKFQVSNGQSLL